The Terriglobus roseus sequence CCGATTACGTCTTCCCCGGCGATGGCACTCGTCCCTGGGTTGAGACCGACGCCACTGCCCCGCCCAATGTCTACGGCGCTTCAAAGCTTGCGGGTGAGCAGGCGATTGAGGCTGTGGCCGCGCGAACCGGCACGCTGCCCTGGTTCGTCCTGCGGACATCCTGGGTCTATTCAGGCGGCGGCAAGAACTTTGTGCGGACGATGCTTCGCCTGCTTTCAACGAAGACTGATCCGCTTCGCGTCGTAGCTGATCAGCACGGAGCACCGACCGCAGCGACCGATCTTGCAGACGCAATCCTTGCCCTGATGCTGCTGTGCGAGGACACGGCCTGCCTGACAGAGACTGGCGAGAACAGCAAGGCACGGGGAAAAGAAATCAAGGCTGACACTACGGTGGAACTGCCGCCCCTGATGCCCGCGCTCGGCGCTCTAAGCGGCATCTATCACTGCGCCGGTACGGGCGAGACCACCTGGGCCGGACTGGCAGAAGCTGTTCGAGAATTTCTGATTTCAAGTCACGGAATGACTCCACCCGAGATCATCCCTGTGCCCAGTTCGGTATACCCCACACCTGCAGCGCGACCACTGAACTCCCGTATGGACTGCAGCAAACTCGCGAATAACTTCGGGATCCGTCTGCCGCATTGGCGCCAATCGGTCGCCGATGCGCTCCAGGTGCTCGCCGCGACCGATCTGCCCTCCGGAAGTAAGTAACGGCGAATGATGATCACGACTCAACCAGGAAACTACAGGTCGTACGTCTCAACGGCGAAACGTGGGATACCCGCTTCGTAGCACCCCACGTAAGATTGAAGGCACACCATGAAGCGCGCACTCATCGTCAAGCTTGGCGCCATTGGCGACGTCATCATGACCGTCGCAGCGGTGGGTCAACTGCACGCACAGGGTTATGCGATCGATTGGGTGTGCGGGCCGGCAGTAAGCGGTCTTCTGCGCTGCTACTCCTGGATCAACGTGATTGAGGCGGATGACCGTTCGGTTCTGAAGGGTTCTCTCTCAGAGCGGGTACGTGCCGTGAGCACCGCCTGGAAACAACTCTCCGGTACGCACTACGACCTCAAGGCAACGCTGTACTACGACGCCCGCTGGCAGATTTTCACTCTCCCTGTCCGTGCGACGCATAGCGTCACGCTGAGCCACAAGGAACGTAGCCGGCGATTGCTGCCGACACGTCCACATGCGGACGAGTTTGCGCGCGTTCTGCTCGGTTGGAAGGACTCCTGCCGCGAAGTGAGCCTCGCGCCACATCGACCGGACCGGCTGCCACCCTCGCCACTCCCACGGGCTACCGCACGACGCATCGCGATGGTGCCGGCCGGTGCCAGCAACATGGTCCGTCAACAAACACTGCGGCGGTGGCCTGCTGATCGTTACGCCGCTATTGCGCGAACGCTACTGGATCGCGGCGATGAGGTTGTGCTGCTGGGCGGTCCTGGTGATACCTGGGTACGCGAGGATTTCGCAGCACTTGCCGGGCATCCGCGTCTGGTCGATCTGATCGGCAGGACCTCGCTGCCAGAGCTGATCAGCACCTGCGACACCTGTGCGCTTGTGCTCTCCCATGACACCGGCCCGCTCCACCTGGCGGGTCTCAGCACGGCACCGGTACTCGCCCTGTTCGGCCCCACTGATCCGGGCAGCTTTCTTCCCCGTCGCAGCGGTGTTCGCGTGTTGTGGGGAGGTGAGGGGTTTGCCTGTCGCCCCTGCTACGACGGCCGAGACTTTGCACCCTGTGAGAGCAACGGATGCATGCAATCGATTGCGACGGAGGCCGTCCTTCGGGTCATGGACGAAATGCTGTCACAAGCGTTCATCAATCCTGGTGCCGAGCGATGAACCTCCGTCCTGCTCTCTTCCTCGACCGCGATGGCGTAATCAATGAAGAGGTTGACTACCTGTGGACCTGGGACCGCTGCCGGTTCGTGGATGGCATCGTTTCCCTGCTGAGAACTGCTCATCGCCAAGGGTACTTTGTCGCTGTTGTGACGAACCAGGCGGGCATCGGCCGTGGGATGTATACCGAAGAAGACTTTCACCGCCTGATGGAACGCATGGCCGAGGAACTCGCGAAGCACGACGTCCACTTCGACGCTGTGTATTTTTCCCCTTTCCATCCGATTCACGGTCTGGGCGACTACAAACGGGAGACGGACTGCCGAAAGCCCGGCCCGGGCATGATGCTGCGTGCAGCGGAAGAACATGGACTGGATCTGCCCCGCTCAATCCTGGTGGGTGATCGTTGTACCGATATACTGGCCGGCGCAGCTGCGGGCATCGGTCATCTCTATCTGTTTGGAACGACCGAAAGTGATGCGTGCGAAGGAGTTTCTTACATTCCCGTCAACAGCTTTGAAGCGATAGAGAAACAGCTGTTGAGCTCTCCTTTCGGAGCGCTTTAATGGCCTCTCGCAGGCATCTTCTAAATAGCGAGCGTCGTCATACGACTACACTAGCTATGGCATGGGTACGAGAACTGTTAGCATTTCTTCAAGAACTGCTTCTAGTTCGCGACTATCAACTTCCCCCGGTGTTCTCACTGGTAGGCAGTCCAGCCATGCACCGGCCCCCCGGCCCCCCGCATGCGAGCCTTGGCAGAGGCGGGCATGACAACCGGTTGAACTAGGAAGTTAATGCATTCTGACGAACACATTGCTGGTTCGGTGCCAGCGCTGGCGAGTTACCCGGCGTCCGAATATACCGGAAGGGTTACTGCGGAGCGCCGCGTGGTCAATTCACCAACATATCGCTTTTCCTATGCCATTTTGAAGCGCTGCTTCGATGTCGGGCTGGTGATGCTCTTTAGTCCTCTTTGGATCCCGCTTTGCCTTTCCATCGCGCTGTGCGTTGTTCTCACGTCGCCCGGTCCAGTCTTCTTTTCACACCGACGCATCGGCCACGCTGGAAAATTTTTCTCCATGTGGAAGTTCCGGACCATGTGCGTGAACTCAGCGGAAGTGTTGGAGCAGCATCTGGCGCAACATCCCGAAGACCGCGAGGAGTGGGCCAGCAGTCACAAGTTGAAGGACGATCCCCGCGTGACGCCGCTCGGTCGTTTCCTGCGCCGCTCGTCGCTGGATGAGTTACCGCAGCTCTGGAACGTGTTGACCGGTCGCATGACGCTTGTTGGGCCCCGTCCTATCGTCGCCGCCGAAGCTGAGAAGTATGGTGATGATTTCTCGTACTACCTCGCCGTCAAGCCCGGCATCACCGGGCTTTGGCAGGCATCGGGTCGCTCGACACTCTCCTACGATGACCGTGTCTCGCTGGACCGTCGGTACGTCGAGGATTGGTCTCTGGCGATGGATGTCAGCATTCTGTTTCGGACGATCACCAAGGTTGCGAACTCCCACGGCGCGTACTAGCTTTGGATCCTGTTTCGCTTCCAAGACTTCTGCAATAGCCTAGAGCCATGCACATGCGTGTTGCCGTTCTGCATCACTGGTTCGTCACGCGTGGCGGCGGTGAACGCGTCGCCGAGTGCCTGGCGGCGCTGCTGCCCTCTGCCGACCTGTTCACGCTGGTGAGCTCGCCGGAAGGCCTGCCGGACTCGCTGCGTGGGCGCACACTAACCAATTCCTTTCTCCAAAAGGTCCCGGGCGCCATTGGGAATCACCGGCACTTTATGCCGTTGTATCCGGAGGCGGCCAGGTCGCTGGATCTGCGCGGCTACGACCTTGTCGTCTCGTCCGATTCCGGCCCGGTAAAGGCTGCCACGCTGGGCCCGGACGCGGTACATCTCTGCTACTGCCACTCGCCCATGCGGTACCTCTACGACGGCTATGAGAGCTACCGGGCGACGATGGGATCGGTGACGCGGGGTCTGTTCTCGGTGACGGCGCCGCGCGTTCGCAGATCTGACATCGCAGCCGCGCAGCGTGTGACGAAGTTCCTTGCGAACTCGGCATATGTCGCCGAACGGATACGGTCCGCGTATCGACGCGAGGCTGATGTCGTGCATCCGCCGATCGACCTGCATCGTGCACGGCTGAACATACCTGGTGAGGCGTACCTTGCGGCGGGGCGGCTGGTTTCCTACAAGAAGACAGGGCTGATGATCGAAGCCTGCGAGCGTCTGGGGCGGCCCTTGCGCATTGCGGGCAGCGGCCCCGAGGAGGCCCGCCTGCGCCGCATGGCTGGCCCAAACACTACCTTCCTGGGCGCGCTGCCCACCGAAGCCCTGTGGGACGAATACAGCCGTGCGCGAGCACTTCTATTTGCTGCTGACGAAGACTTTGGCATGGTGCCGCTGGAGGCACAGAGCTGTGGAAGACCCGTGATCGCATACGGTATCGGAGGTTCGCTGGAGACCGTTCGCGGCGCAGGCGAAGAGGGCGATTCGGATGAGCTGCCCCCGACGGGTCTCTTCTTCGCGGAACAGACTGCGGATTCGCTCGCAGAAGCAATTCTGCGCTTTGAGTCCCAGGAGGATCGCTTTTATCCGGAGGCTGCACAGGCACATGCGGCCGAATTTGCGACGCCGATCTTCCTCGCGAACATGCGACGGGAGATCCTGGGCGTGATGCCCCAGGCCGAGCCATGGGCGGCGTCCGTTGATGACGCTATCAGGACCGTGGGATAGCCTGAAGTCCGCCCGGAACGCGGTTACTGTGCCGGTTTGGCTGCAGGGGCTGGTGCGGCCTTGGCGGGAGCCGGCGTAACCTTCTTTGCTGCTTTCCGCTTTGGCTTGACGGGCGGTGCAGGAGCCGGCGCCGGCGGCGCGGGTGCCGCAGCAATGGTAGCGGCCTGTTGCTGCACGGTAGCCTGCAGGTCTGCAATGCGCTTTTCCTGCGACTTCAACCCAACAAGAATCGCATCGCCAAGGTCGCGACGAGCGGCATCGAGCAACTGCGCAGCCTTCTCCAGTTGTACGTTCTGATCACGTGGAGCGCTGCCTCGGGACATGATGGTCACGCGCAGAAGCACGCTGTATAACGCATCCAGGTTCAACAGGACCGGCAGTGAGGCAGAGGCTGCCGACGGCGCAGCATCGGACGCAACAATCAGCGGTGGCAGCGTATTCGCGAGATCTTTCTGCATCGAGACAAGATTCGCGTCGACCTCTTCCCGGACCGTGTTGCCGCCCTTCCACTTGTTCAGATCGACGGCGCTCCCGGCCTTCGCAACGCTGTCCAGAGCGGGCGCAATCAGCGACGAGGGCTTCTGCGTCGGCTGCTGCGCGAAGAGCGTGGCAGGCCCCAGCAGGCTGAGACCGACAATCGCGTTTACGAAGCTGCAAGGGGGAAATTTCATGGGAATCTTTGATGCCTTTCTTCATGCCGGCGTTTCTGCTGGCACGCGCTCAGCAGGAAGAGGGAAGGACCTGTAACGCGCATAACATCTGCAAAGCACAGGGGCCTCGACGTTGCCGTCGAGGCCCCCAGGTTTCATCGGTATGGCACTTACGAAGCAGACTCGACGGCAACCAGTTGCGGCTGCTCGGATGCTGCCGGAGTGGCTGCAGCGGCACCGGCCTTGGCGTCGCCGGGCTTGCGAATGTCGATACCGCCCTTGAAGAAGGCGCCATCTTCAATGGAGATACGTGCGGCGATCACGTCGCCGGTCAGCGAACCTTCGCTACGAATGTCGATACGGTCGCTGGCCTGGCAGTTGCCACGGACCTTGCCCAGAACAACGATCTCGCGCGCGGAGATGTTTGCAGCAACCTGGCCGTTGCGGCCAACGGTGACGCGGTTTCCGGGCAGATTGATGGTGCCTTCGATGCGGCCGTCGATGTACAGCGACTCAGATCCGGTGACTTCGCCCTTGATCATCAGGCTCTTGCCGATGGTGGCCTGTTCGCCGGTTGCGGCGGCTGCCTGGGGCGATGCGGTGCGGGTGCTGGGTGCCTCAAACGACGAAACCGGTGCGGCCGGCGTGGCCGGGCGGATGGGTTCGGGAGTGGAGGGTGTGGCGGGACCGGAGCCGGGAGTGTTGGGTTTCCACATGAGCTTCTGATGTTCCTTTCGGCTTGTAAAATCCGGGCGCAACGGGCGATTCCATCGGCCGCGTACGCGAGAATGTATGCCTGCATCTTACTCCGACCGTTACTCCGTAGATTCTGCTGCGATGCGGAAAACTCTTCCCGAATGCGGAGGAATCGACTTCGATACGCGAACGAATTTTCGCTGTGACGTACCCGCGACGGTTTTGGACGCCTCGCGCCCATTAGTCTTCGCATATGCTGAGAACCCTTTGCAGCGGGCTGGTGGGTTGGCTGGCGTTCTCGATCAGCGCGGCCGCCGCACCGAAAATGCACACTGTCGCACTGGGTCCTGCACGACGCGTGGCGGATGTTGCGACCGAAATTGCCCACAAAAACAAGGGGAATAGCTCCGCGACACTGCGTATCCGCGCGCTGACCGTGGACGGCATCCTGCGGGAGTGGACCACCGGCAACCAGCACAGTGTGACCGAGCGCAGTTTTGTTTCACGCCGGGTTCTGCGCGTGAACGACGCCCTGCCGGGCGATACGGCTGTCCGGTGGGTTTGGCTGCCGGGATCTTGGATCTTGGTCGATCGCATCTCCGGGCGAGTGACGCCACTGCATCTGCCAGATTTCGACTCGAGCCTGAGTGAGGTCGTCTGGTATCGCGATTACGCGGCCTACTGCGGCGTCCACACCGCCGGGAAGGGTGCTGGCGTGACCGCCCAGGTCTGGCAGATTGGCGCGCGTCGCGCTGCGCTGTCCCGGGTCATAGCGGGTTGGTCACAGGCAGAGCGTGTGCGGCCCCTGTGCGCGACGCCTGTGTGGCAGCGAGAGCCGATGCGCATCACCATGCAGGCAGCGGGCGGCGATGCCATTTCATACGAGGTGGTAGGAACCTCAATGCAGCTGGTAGAGGATGGTGAAGGAGCAGACGATGACAACTGAAAGAATCTCGCCGCTGGATCTGGATGCGCTCCTGCAGGATGCAGCCGTAGCGCACGGGCATTTATGCGCAGGACAGGTGCTCGGCGTGCGGATGGCAATGCATGCGTGCCATCTGTTGGGTGTGGAGGAGCCGCGCGGCAAGGATCGCAAGCGACTGGTGACCTTCGTCGAAATTGACCGCTGCGCAACCGACGCCATTGGCGTCGTGACAGGTTGCAGGCTTGGGAAACGCGCGCTGAAATTCGTGGACTGGGGCAAGATGGCCGCGACCTTTATCGATCTGCAGCGGGACGCCGGCGAGGATGTCTATGGTGGTGTGCGCATTGCCGCGCGTGAAAGTTCACGCGACCTGGCACGCGAGCGCTTCCCTGAGATGACGGACAAAAATCAGCAACAGATGCGTGCCTATCGCGAACTAAGCGACGACGATCTGTTCACCGTTGAGCAGGTGGAAGTGACCCTGCCGCCGAATGAGTTTCCGGGGTTCAAGAGTGGTCGAGTAGCCTGCGCGGTGTGCGGCGAGGGGATCAACTACGAGCGTGAGGTCGTCGTCGATGGGCGAGTGCTGTGCCACGGCTGCGCGGCGCCGGAGAGCCGCTACTACCGCGTTGTTTCTTAGTGGCTCTCATCCCAGACTTGTCATCCAGAGCGGAACGAAGCAAAGCTAAGTGCGTCGAAGAATGACAAGTTTGTGGTGGGAGGCGGCCACTCACGTGACGTACAAAGGCCGGTGCGTCGCCACACCGGCCTGGACCCTCGTGTCTTGAATCAGAGAATTGAGTTACCGGCGACCATAGCCCCCACGGCCGTAACCGCCGTGACCGTAGTAGCCTCCGCGTCCGTAGCCGCCTACATATCCTCGGCCGCCATAGCCGTAACCGCCACGGTAGTATCCACGTCCGTAATAAGGACGACCGTAGTAGCCGCCGTAGTAGGCAGGATAGCCATAGGCGTAGGGTGCAGGATACGCAGCATACGAGGGAGCATAGTAACCGCCATAAACCGGTGCTCCGATGCTGATGCCAAAGCCGATGCGCTGAGCTTCAGCCTTGTGCGGCGCCGCAAACAACAGGGCACCTGCAAGGGCCGCACCCGTAAGCCACTTCGAAATCGTCTTTGTCATGCTCATTACCGCACCTCCATCGTGCAATAGTGAGAACCCACCGACTCCTGGAATGTTGCGCGTTCTGCGATAAAAACGCGGTGGTGCGCCGGTTTACGCCGAGGCTTGTGCGGTCTCAACCGCGTGGGCAACCCGCAGTAATTTGCTCTCCTGAAAGTGTCCCGCCAGCAGCTGCACGCCGATGGGAAGACCCTCCTGCGTGCTGCCGATCGGCACGCTGACACCGCAGATGCCTGCAAGTGATGCGGCGACCGTGTAGATGTCCGCGAGGTACATGCTGATGGGATCGTCCGTCTTCTCGCCAAGCTTCCACGGCGGTGTGGGTGTCATGGGTGCGACAATCGCGTCGACCTGCTCAAAGGCCGCCTGAAAGTCGCGCGCGATGAGTGTGCGCACCTGTTGCGCCTTGCGGTAGTACGCGTCGTAATAGCCCGCGGAGAGCGAGTAGGTTCCAAGCAGAATGCGACGCTTGACCTCTGCACCGAAGCCTTCTTCGCGACTCTCGCGATACATGGCGGACAGGTTCTTCGGCGATTCACTGCGGTGTCCAAAACGCACGCCGTCAAAGCGGCTCAGGTTGCTGGATGCTTCAGCCGTTGCGAGCACA is a genomic window containing:
- the rfbD gene encoding dTDP-4-dehydrorhamnose reductase; the protein is MTGTSGQVGSALMQRLSTTRKDIVVAAPTHSQMDLSNPDSIRAYVRATAPRWIVSCAAYTAVDAAETDREAAFAANATAPGILAEEAALLGAGLVHLSTDYVFPGDGTRPWVETDATAPPNVYGASKLAGEQAIEAVAARTGTLPWFVLRTSWVYSGGGKNFVRTMLRLLSTKTDPLRVVADQHGAPTAATDLADAILALMLLCEDTACLTETGENSKARGKEIKADTTVELPPLMPALGALSGIYHCAGTGETTWAGLAEAVREFLISSHGMTPPEIIPVPSSVYPTPAARPLNSRMDCSKLANNFGIRLPHWRQSVADALQVLAATDLPSGSK
- a CDS encoding glycosyltransferase family 9 protein; translation: MKRALIVKLGAIGDVIMTVAAVGQLHAQGYAIDWVCGPAVSGLLRCYSWINVIEADDRSVLKGSLSERVRAVSTAWKQLSGTHYDLKATLYYDARWQIFTLPVRATHSVTLSHKERSRRLLPTRPHADEFARVLLGWKDSCREVSLAPHRPDRLPPSPLPRATARRIAMVPAGASNMVRQQTLRRWPADRYAAIARTLLDRGDEVVLLGGPGDTWVREDFAALAGHPRLVDLIGRTSLPELISTCDTCALVLSHDTGPLHLAGLSTAPVLALFGPTDPGSFLPRRSGVRVLWGGEGFACRPCYDGRDFAPCESNGCMQSIATEAVLRVMDEMLSQAFINPGAER
- a CDS encoding D-glycero-alpha-D-manno-heptose-1,7-bisphosphate 7-phosphatase; the protein is MNLRPALFLDRDGVINEEVDYLWTWDRCRFVDGIVSLLRTAHRQGYFVAVVTNQAGIGRGMYTEEDFHRLMERMAEELAKHDVHFDAVYFSPFHPIHGLGDYKRETDCRKPGPGMMLRAAEEHGLDLPRSILVGDRCTDILAGAAAGIGHLYLFGTTESDACEGVSYIPVNSFEAIEKQLLSSPFGAL
- a CDS encoding sugar transferase, with the protein product MHSDEHIAGSVPALASYPASEYTGRVTAERRVVNSPTYRFSYAILKRCFDVGLVMLFSPLWIPLCLSIALCVVLTSPGPVFFSHRRIGHAGKFFSMWKFRTMCVNSAEVLEQHLAQHPEDREEWASSHKLKDDPRVTPLGRFLRRSSLDELPQLWNVLTGRMTLVGPRPIVAAEAEKYGDDFSYYLAVKPGITGLWQASGRSTLSYDDRVSLDRRYVEDWSLAMDVSILFRTITKVANSHGAY
- a CDS encoding glycosyltransferase, whose translation is MHMRVAVLHHWFVTRGGGERVAECLAALLPSADLFTLVSSPEGLPDSLRGRTLTNSFLQKVPGAIGNHRHFMPLYPEAARSLDLRGYDLVVSSDSGPVKAATLGPDAVHLCYCHSPMRYLYDGYESYRATMGSVTRGLFSVTAPRVRRSDIAAAQRVTKFLANSAYVAERIRSAYRREADVVHPPIDLHRARLNIPGEAYLAAGRLVSYKKTGLMIEACERLGRPLRIAGSGPEEARLRRMAGPNTTFLGALPTEALWDEYSRARALLFAADEDFGMVPLEAQSCGRPVIAYGIGGSLETVRGAGEEGDSDELPPTGLFFAEQTADSLAEAILRFESQEDRFYPEAAQAHAAEFATPIFLANMRREILGVMPQAEPWAASVDDAIRTVG
- a CDS encoding bactofilin family protein, encoding MWKPNTPGSGPATPSTPEPIRPATPAAPVSSFEAPSTRTASPQAAAATGEQATIGKSLMIKGEVTGSESLYIDGRIEGTINLPGNRVTVGRNGQVAANISAREIVVLGKVRGNCQASDRIDIRSEGSLTGDVIAARISIEDGAFFKGGIDIRKPGDAKAGAAAATPAASEQPQLVAVESAS
- a CDS encoding FmdE family protein, which codes for MTTERISPLDLDALLQDAAVAHGHLCAGQVLGVRMAMHACHLLGVEEPRGKDRKRLVTFVEIDRCATDAIGVVTGCRLGKRALKFVDWGKMAATFIDLQRDAGEDVYGGVRIAARESSRDLARERFPEMTDKNQQQMRAYRELSDDDLFTVEQVEVTLPPNEFPGFKSGRVACAVCGEGINYEREVVVDGRVLCHGCAAPESRYYRVVS